The Oncorhynchus masou masou isolate Uvic2021 unplaced genomic scaffold, UVic_Omas_1.1 unplaced_scaffold_8578, whole genome shotgun sequence genome has a window encoding:
- the LOC135537856 gene encoding golgin subfamily A member 6-like protein 26, protein MRIVLLGTPGAGKSATGNTILGREVFREETGSGKSVMGEREVEGRSITVIDTPGIYSTTLTEEQLYEEMKACISLSSPGPHVFLLVIRLERFTEEDRNALSWIQENFGEEALSYTMVLFTGREKLTRKQWEDFERTETTKQPISVCGGWYYALNSKPEVYTTQVTELLRKIEEMVERNGGRHYLEERYQEREKRKEEMTERERELGRREEVVERMEEELRNAQRQEEKRQEEEKKQIQEMKRQEEEQKKQEEKKRQEEEQRRQEAKKRQEEEQKKQEEEQKRQKEEQKRQKEEKRQKRQEEERKRQEEERKRLEEEQKKQEEKKRQEEEQRRQEAKKRQEEEQKKQEEEQKRQKEEKKRQKRQEEERKRLEERKRQEEERKRLRRSRRDKWRENSCY, encoded by the coding sequence ATGAGGATAGTTCTGCTGGGTACGCCTGGAGCAGGGAAGAGTGCGACAGGAAACACCATCCTGGGGAGAGAGGTGTTTAGAGAGGAGACTGGATCAGGGAAGAGTGTGATgggggaaagagaggtggaggggaggagcaTCACTGTGATTGACACTCCTGGTATTTACAGCACAACACTGACTGAAGAACAACTGTATGAGGAAATGAAagcctgcatctctctctcttctccaggccCTCATGTGTTTCTTCTGGTTATCAGGCTGGAGAGATTCACAGAAGAAGACAGGAATGCTTTGTCATGGATCCAGGAAAACTTTGGTGAGGAGGCCTTGAGTTACACCATGGTGTTATTCACCGGAAGAGAGAAACTAACCAGGAAGCAATGGGAGGACTTTGAGAGGACTGAAACAACTAAACAACCAattagtgtgtgtgggggatggtATTATGCTCTCAACAGTAAGCCAGAGGTCTACACCACTCAGGTCACAGAGCTGCTGAGGAAGATagaagagatggtggagaggaatggaggaaggcACTACCTAGAGGAGAGGTaccaggagagggagaagagaaaggaggagatgactgagagggagagggaattagggaggagagaggaagtggtggagaggatggaggaggagttaaggAATGcacagagacaggaggagaagagacaggaggaggagaagaagcaAATAcaagagatgaagagacaggaggaggagcagaagaaacaggaggagaagaagagacaggaggaggagcagaggagacaggaggcgaagaagagacaggaggaggagcagaagaaacaggaggaggagcagaagagacagaaggaggagcagaagagacagaaggaggagaagaggcagaagagacaggaggaggagaggaagagacaggaggaggagcggaagagactggaggaggagcagaagaaacaggaggagaagaagagacaggaggaggagcagaggagacaggaggcgaagaagagacaggaggaggagcagaagaaacaggaggaggagcagaagagacagaaggaggagaagaagagacagaagagacaggaggaggagcggaagagactggaggagaggaagagacaggaggaagagcggaagagactgaggaggagcagaagagacAAGTGGAGGGAGAACTCTTGTTATTAG